A region of Thermococcus barossii DNA encodes the following proteins:
- a CDS encoding DEAD/DEAH box helicase encodes MYLRRDIIEPRVYQEVIYARCKETNCLVVLPTGLGKTLIAMLIADYRLSKYGGKVLMLAPTKPLALQHAESFRKLFNLPPEKINVLTGELSPEKRAEVWRESTVITATPQTVENDILTGKISLEDVVLLVFDEAHRAVGNYSYVFIAREYLKTARHPLVLGLTASPGSDEMRIREIVKNLGIEHIEIRTESSPDVRPYVQRMTFEWVRVELPGIYKEVRSLLREMLKESLKPLAQFKLVSTYSPDISKKEVLQAGSKINREVARGNYELGRLRMHQAKAVKLQHAIELLETQGLTALRAYLKKLREDKRTKSSRQLMEDPRMRKVIYLLVQAKELGLDHPKMEKLRELVSEQLKKKPDSKIIVFTNYRDTGRKIVEVLRGEGISAERFIGQATRSNDKGMSQREQKEILERFSRGEFNVLVATSVGEEGLDVPEVDLVVFYEPVPSAIRSIQRRGRTGRHRPGRVIILMAKGTRDEAYYWSSRRKEKGMFDAIRKIARELEKAHPHWAEIREKVPESVEMPSKGKITPLDAFLKPKKVEKPKKAEKTEPSKEEVYEKLPIKPVFVKKPKGIVVYVDNRELRSGVPKHLKELGAEIEVRTLDVADYVVSEEVGIERKSANDFIQSIIDGRLFDQVERLKRAYEKPVIIIEGELYGVRNVHPNAIRGAIAAVTIDWGVPILFSSGTGETAQFIYLMAKREQEERKKEVRLRSEKKALTLAGRQRLIVEGLPSVSATLAKRLLKHFGNVERVFTATEEELREVEGIGPKKAREIRKVITAPYVEDEDKA; translated from the coding sequence ATGTACCTTCGTCGCGATATAATCGAGCCCCGCGTTTATCAGGAGGTCATCTACGCGCGCTGTAAAGAAACCAACTGCCTCGTCGTCCTGCCGACCGGATTAGGAAAGACCCTTATAGCAATGCTCATAGCCGACTACCGGCTCTCAAAGTACGGCGGTAAGGTTCTCATGCTCGCCCCGACGAAGCCCCTCGCGCTCCAGCACGCCGAGAGCTTTAGAAAGCTCTTCAACCTCCCGCCGGAGAAAATCAACGTCCTCACCGGCGAGCTTTCGCCCGAAAAGAGGGCTGAGGTGTGGAGGGAGAGTACCGTCATCACCGCCACGCCTCAAACTGTTGAAAACGATATTCTCACCGGAAAGATATCGCTGGAGGACGTTGTCCTGCTGGTTTTTGATGAGGCCCACAGGGCGGTGGGCAACTACTCCTACGTCTTCATAGCGAGGGAGTACCTCAAAACCGCCAGACATCCGCTTGTTCTTGGCCTCACCGCCTCCCCAGGAAGCGACGAGATGAGGATACGCGAGATAGTGAAGAACCTTGGAATAGAGCACATCGAGATAAGAACCGAGAGCTCGCCGGACGTCAGGCCCTACGTTCAGAGAATGACCTTCGAATGGGTCAGGGTTGAGCTTCCAGGCATCTACAAGGAAGTCCGCTCTCTCCTCCGTGAGATGCTCAAGGAAAGCCTCAAGCCCCTCGCCCAGTTCAAACTGGTGAGCACGTATTCGCCGGATATCTCGAAGAAGGAAGTCCTCCAGGCGGGTTCAAAGATAAACCGGGAGGTGGCGAGGGGAAACTACGAGCTTGGTCGCCTGAGGATGCATCAGGCCAAGGCTGTGAAGCTTCAGCATGCGATAGAACTGCTGGAGACGCAGGGGCTGACCGCACTCAGGGCGTACCTAAAGAAGCTCCGCGAGGATAAAAGGACGAAGTCGAGCAGACAGCTCATGGAAGACCCGCGCATGAGGAAGGTCATCTATCTCCTCGTCCAGGCGAAGGAGCTCGGTCTCGACCACCCGAAGATGGAGAAGCTGAGGGAACTCGTGAGCGAGCAGCTGAAGAAAAAGCCGGACTCAAAAATCATCGTCTTCACCAACTATCGCGACACAGGGAGGAAGATCGTCGAGGTTCTTCGCGGGGAGGGGATATCTGCCGAGCGCTTCATCGGACAGGCCACCAGGAGCAACGATAAGGGCATGAGCCAAAGGGAGCAGAAGGAAATCCTGGAGCGTTTTTCCAGGGGCGAGTTCAACGTTCTCGTGGCAACGAGTGTGGGTGAGGAGGGGCTGGACGTTCCCGAGGTTGATCTGGTGGTCTTCTACGAGCCGGTTCCTTCCGCCATAAGGAGCATCCAGAGGCGCGGAAGAACCGGCAGACACAGGCCGGGGAGGGTCATAATCCTTATGGCAAAGGGAACGCGTGATGAGGCTTACTACTGGAGTTCCCGGAGAAAGGAGAAAGGGATGTTTGATGCTATAAGGAAGATAGCGCGCGAACTTGAGAAAGCTCATCCACACTGGGCTGAAATAAGAGAAAAGGTCCCGGAGAGTGTTGAAATGCCCTCGAAGGGGAAGATAACCCCGCTTGATGCGTTTCTCAAGCCAAAGAAGGTGGAAAAGCCGAAAAAGGCCGAAAAGACCGAGCCTTCCAAGGAGGAGGTCTACGAAAAGCTCCCAATAAAGCCGGTCTTCGTGAAGAAGCCGAAGGGAATCGTCGTCTATGTGGACAACCGCGAGCTCAGGAGTGGCGTGCCCAAGCACCTCAAGGAGCTTGGGGCGGAGATAGAAGTCAGAACCCTCGACGTTGCCGACTATGTGGTCAGCGAGGAGGTGGGGATAGAGAGAAAGAGCGCCAACGACTTCATCCAGTCGATAATAGACGGCCGCCTTTTTGACCAGGTTGAGCGCCTCAAGAGGGCCTATGAGAAGCCAGTGATAATAATCGAGGGCGAGCTCTACGGGGTAAGGAATGTCCACCCCAACGCTATCAGAGGCGCGATAGCGGCCGTTACCATTGACTGGGGCGTGCCGATACTGTTCTCGTCCGGAACCGGGGAGACCGCGCAGTTCATATATCTAATGGCCAAGCGCGAGCAGGAGGAGCGGAAGAAGGAAGTCCGCCTGAGGAGCGAGAAGAAGGCTTTAACGCTCGCTGGGAGACAGCGTTTGATAGTTGAGGGTCTGCCCAGCGTCTCAGCGACGCTCGCCAAAAGACTGCTGAAGCACTTCGGTAACGTTGAGAGGGTTTTCACCGCCACCGAGGAAGAACTCCGGGAGGTCGAAGGCATTGGTCCAAAGAAGGCGAGGGAGATAAGGAAAGTAATAACGGCACCCTACGTGGAGGACGAGGACAAAGCTTAA
- a CDS encoding GIY-YIG nuclease family protein, with protein MRGTYFLVIYLPKESEITTKGRRFRLRGGYYVYVGSAMNSLEKRIARHFRRDKKLHWHIDFLLKEGELLRAYMIPSEERLEERLSVEVSKYGEPVKGFGAGDVRVETNLYRFDEEPDVILTRILRGLGLKWKRVKSEREAIEFGEKNEARTGES; from the coding sequence ATGAGGGGTACGTACTTCCTGGTTATTTATCTGCCCAAAGAAAGCGAGATAACGACGAAAGGGCGCAGGTTTCGCCTGAGGGGCGGATACTACGTCTACGTGGGCTCCGCCATGAACTCCCTGGAGAAAAGGATCGCCAGACACTTCCGGAGGGACAAAAAGCTCCACTGGCACATAGACTTTCTCCTGAAGGAGGGGGAACTCCTGAGGGCGTACATGATTCCAAGCGAGGAGAGGCTTGAGGAGAGACTATCCGTCGAGGTTTCCAAGTATGGTGAGCCCGTGAAAGGCTTTGGAGCCGGCGACGTCAGGGTGGAAACAAACCTCTACAGATTCGATGAAGAACCGGATGTCATTCTCACCAGAATCCTCAGAGGGCTGGGTCTGAAATGGAAAAGGGTTAAAAGCGAGAGGGAAGCTATAGAATTCGGTGAGAAAAATGAAGCTCGAACTGGGGAGAGTTGA
- a CDS encoding slipin family protein produces MAIVSAGNIVLAIVLLFVLIILASAIKIVKEYERAVIFRLGRIVGARGPGLFFIIPIFEKAVIVDLRTRVLDVPVQETITKDNVPVRVNAVVYFRVIDPVKAVTQVSNYIMATSQIAQTTLRSVIGQAHLDELLSEREKLNLQLQKIIDEATDPWGIKVSTVEIKDVELPSGMQRAMARQAEAERERRARILLAEAERQAAEKLREAAEIISEHPMALQLRTLQTISDVASDKSNVIVLTLPMEMLKLFRSLGETAEVAKIKLAKEIREEAEKEAEAETGQE; encoded by the coding sequence ATGGCCATTGTAAGTGCCGGAAACATTGTATTGGCCATAGTTTTGTTGTTTGTGTTGATTATACTGGCAAGCGCCATAAAGATAGTCAAGGAGTACGAGAGGGCAGTGATATTCCGTCTCGGAAGAATAGTGGGGGCCAGAGGTCCAGGGCTGTTCTTCATAATCCCGATATTCGAAAAAGCTGTGATAGTTGACCTGCGTACAAGGGTTCTCGACGTTCCGGTCCAGGAAACCATAACCAAGGACAACGTCCCGGTCAGGGTTAACGCGGTCGTTTACTTCAGGGTCATAGACCCTGTAAAGGCGGTTACGCAGGTCAGCAACTACATAATGGCCACCAGCCAGATAGCCCAGACGACGCTGAGGAGCGTCATAGGCCAGGCACACCTCGACGAGCTGCTCAGCGAGAGGGAGAAGCTCAACCTCCAGCTCCAGAAGATAATCGACGAGGCAACCGACCCGTGGGGAATTAAAGTCAGCACCGTCGAGATAAAGGACGTCGAGCTTCCGAGCGGAATGCAGAGGGCAATGGCGAGGCAGGCAGAGGCAGAGCGTGAAAGAAGGGCCAGGATACTTCTTGCAGAGGCAGAGCGCCAGGCGGCTGAAAAACTCCGCGAGGCCGCTGAGATAATCAGCGAACATCCGATGGCACTTCAGCTCAGGACGCTTCAGACGATAAGCGACGTGGCCAGCGACAAGAGCAACGTCATCGTCCTCACCCTGCCGATGGAGATGCTCAAGCTCTTCAGGAGCCTCGGTGAGACTGCCGAGGTGGCAAAGATAAAACTGGCGAAAGAGATACGGGAGGAAGCTGAAAAGGAGGCCGAGGCAGAGACCGGGCAGGAGTAA
- a CDS encoding DUF2095 family protein, whose amino-acid sequence MDEKKKKRPVDEFAWQEYDKEEFEERFPALARELEEEGVPIEAYRTNEEQVLDEEVRDFSGYNPTVIDFLRRCETDEEALEIINWMEEHGEITHEMAKELRITLVQKGVRAFGSKKEWGWYERHRKRE is encoded by the coding sequence ATGGACGAAAAGAAAAAGAAGCGCCCCGTTGATGAGTTTGCCTGGCAGGAATACGACAAAGAAGAATTTGAAGAGCGCTTTCCTGCTCTGGCGAGGGAGCTTGAGGAGGAGGGAGTTCCCATTGAGGCCTACAGAACCAACGAGGAGCAGGTTCTTGATGAGGAGGTGCGGGATTTCTCCGGCTACAACCCAACCGTTATAGACTTCCTCCGGAGATGCGAGACCGACGAGGAGGCCCTTGAGATAATCAACTGGATGGAGGAGCACGGGGAGATAACCCACGAGATGGCCAAGGAACTGCGCATAACCCTTGTCCAGAAGGGCGTGAGGGCCTTCGGCTCCAAAAAAGAGTGGGGATGGTACGAGAGGCACAGAAAGAGGGAATGA
- a CDS encoding nucleotidyltransferase domain-containing protein, with product MRSSELPYGREIREYVEAVKKALNPKLILLYGSVARGTFGLGSDVDVLVVAEDLPRNPNERLKLLYDLDRTRAPIDAKAYTPGEIRKMLLRGHPLILDALSDGKVLYADEDYLEELTAMFNAVRRKFRRFERGWIRIER from the coding sequence ATGAGGTCCAGTGAACTTCCCTACGGGCGGGAAATCCGGGAGTACGTTGAGGCCGTCAAAAAGGCCCTCAATCCAAAACTGATACTTCTGTATGGCTCAGTTGCCAGGGGGACGTTCGGTCTGGGAAGCGACGTGGACGTTCTGGTGGTTGCGGAGGACCTTCCCAGGAATCCGAACGAGCGTCTGAAACTTCTCTACGACCTCGACAGAACCCGTGCTCCGATTGATGCGAAGGCCTACACCCCCGGGGAGATCAGAAAAATGCTCCTCAGGGGGCATCCACTCATACTTGACGCCCTGTCCGATGGGAAGGTTCTCTACGCTGACGAGGACTATCTTGAGGAACTGACGGCGATGTTCAACGCCGTCAGAAGAAAGTTCCGCCGTTTTGAGCGGGGCTGGATTAGAATTGAGAGGTGA
- a CDS encoding AMP phosphorylase, protein MKAKIRILDMYSGRYSVFINEKEAKKAKLHPDDLVKIEAGKKTVYGSVVVSNLVKEGEIGISRDILGLHSFSEGEVVTVIPSGTPESVRYIKKKMHGGKLRKVEIEAIVKDIVDRKLRDIEISSFVTSLEINGLDMDEIAALTIAMAETGDMLDIDRKPIMDVHSIGGVPGNKTNILVVPIVAAAGLTIPKTSSRAITSAAGTADVVEVFAEVSFSLDEIKRIVEKIGACMVWGGALNLAPADDITIKSERALSIDPTGLMLASIMSKKYAMGSQYVLIDIPTGKGVKVETVEQARALARDFIELGRRLGQYVEVAITYGGQPIGHTVGPALEAREALSALMTGKGPGSLIEKATGLAGILLEMGGVAPTGMGKKMAREILESGKAYEKMREIIEEQGGNPDIKPEEIPIGDKTYTFTAPISGYITGIDNKAITGIARAAGAPEDKGAGIELYVKVGEKVKEGDPLFTIRAESEARLDQAIVLARRTEPIRIEGMVLQRIGNI, encoded by the coding sequence ATGAAGGCCAAGATTAGAATACTCGACATGTACAGCGGGAGGTACTCAGTCTTCATCAACGAGAAGGAAGCCAAGAAAGCCAAGCTCCACCCGGATGACCTCGTAAAGATTGAGGCAGGAAAGAAAACGGTCTACGGAAGCGTCGTTGTAAGCAACCTCGTGAAGGAAGGGGAGATAGGAATAAGCAGGGACATACTCGGACTCCACAGCTTCTCCGAGGGAGAAGTCGTTACGGTCATACCAAGCGGCACCCCGGAGAGCGTTCGCTACATAAAGAAGAAGATGCACGGAGGAAAGCTCAGAAAGGTCGAGATAGAGGCGATAGTCAAGGACATTGTAGACAGGAAGCTCCGTGACATCGAGATAAGTTCCTTCGTCACGTCGCTTGAGATAAACGGCCTCGATATGGATGAGATAGCGGCTCTAACAATAGCCATGGCCGAGACAGGAGATATGCTCGACATAGACAGAAAGCCCATAATGGACGTCCACAGCATAGGCGGCGTTCCAGGAAACAAGACCAACATACTCGTCGTGCCCATCGTTGCCGCGGCTGGCTTGACTATACCCAAGACCAGCTCAAGGGCAATAACCAGCGCCGCTGGGACGGCTGATGTCGTCGAGGTCTTCGCCGAGGTAAGCTTCTCCCTCGACGAGATAAAGCGCATCGTGGAGAAGATAGGCGCCTGTATGGTCTGGGGAGGGGCTCTGAACCTTGCCCCTGCCGATGACATCACGATAAAGTCTGAGCGCGCCCTCAGCATTGACCCCACCGGACTTATGCTTGCGAGCATAATGTCAAAGAAGTACGCGATGGGAAGCCAGTACGTGCTCATCGACATCCCGACCGGAAAGGGTGTCAAGGTTGAGACCGTTGAGCAGGCAAGGGCCCTGGCAAGGGACTTCATAGAGCTGGGCAGAAGGCTCGGCCAGTACGTTGAGGTGGCCATAACCTACGGCGGTCAGCCGATTGGTCACACCGTCGGCCCGGCGCTTGAGGCGAGAGAGGCCCTCTCGGCCCTCATGACCGGAAAAGGACCAGGAAGCCTGATAGAGAAAGCCACAGGGCTGGCGGGGATACTTCTTGAGATGGGCGGCGTTGCACCGACGGGAATGGGCAAGAAGATGGCGAGGGAAATTCTGGAGAGCGGAAAGGCCTACGAGAAGATGAGGGAAATCATAGAGGAGCAGGGTGGAAACCCAGACATCAAACCGGAGGAGATACCCATAGGCGACAAAACGTACACCTTCACGGCCCCTATCAGTGGCTACATAACCGGGATAGACAACAAGGCCATAACTGGAATAGCGAGGGCCGCAGGCGCCCCAGAGGATAAGGGAGCGGGAATAGAGCTCTACGTGAAAGTTGGAGAGAAGGTCAAGGAGGGAGATCCCCTCTTCACGATACGGGCCGAAAGCGAGGCCAGACTCGATCAGGCGATAGTACTCGCCAGGAGAACTGAGCCGATAAGGATAGAGGGAATGGTTCTACAGAGGATAGGGAACATCTGA
- a CDS encoding geranylgeranylglyceryl/heptaprenylglyceryl phosphate synthase: MKLELGRVESYIHAKLKREKLHFVLLDPDDVDPETAGKIARMSEEIGVDAIMIGGSTGAEGDVLDGVVRAIRESSNLPTILFPGSHGGISRYADAIFFMSLLNSTNPFFITGSQALGAFTVKRYGIEPIPMAYLIIEPGETVGWVGDAKPIPRHKPKIAAAYALAGQYLGMRFVYLEAGSGAPQPVPPEMISLVRKVIDVPLIVGGGIRTEKQARAAVEAGADIIVTGTAIEKADSLESAREKLEELNRGIKG, encoded by the coding sequence ATGAAGCTCGAACTGGGGAGAGTTGAATCATACATTCACGCGAAGCTCAAAAGGGAGAAGCTCCACTTCGTTCTTCTCGACCCCGATGACGTTGACCCCGAAACGGCGGGCAAGATAGCAAGAATGAGCGAAGAGATAGGCGTTGATGCAATAATGATAGGTGGCTCCACCGGGGCCGAGGGAGACGTTCTGGACGGAGTTGTGAGGGCAATAAGGGAAAGCTCGAACCTTCCAACGATACTCTTCCCGGGTTCGCACGGTGGAATAAGCAGGTACGCCGATGCTATTTTCTTCATGAGCCTTCTCAATTCGACCAACCCATTTTTTATAACAGGCTCTCAGGCGCTTGGAGCTTTTACTGTCAAGCGCTACGGAATAGAGCCTATTCCAATGGCCTACCTAATCATTGAGCCCGGCGAGACCGTCGGCTGGGTGGGCGATGCAAAACCGATACCAAGACACAAGCCAAAGATAGCCGCGGCCTACGCCCTAGCCGGCCAGTACCTCGGAATGCGTTTCGTCTATCTTGAAGCTGGAAGCGGTGCACCGCAGCCCGTTCCCCCCGAGATGATATCCCTCGTCAGGAAAGTCATAGACGTTCCTCTTATCGTCGGCGGTGGGATAAGAACCGAAAAGCAGGCGAGGGCGGCAGTCGAGGCCGGTGCCGACATAATAGTGACGGGGACTGCCATAGAAAAGGCGGACTCGCTTGAGAGTGCGAGAGAAAAGCTGGAAGAACTGAACAGGGGGATAAAGGGTTAA
- a CDS encoding M55 family metallopeptidase encodes MRAFISLDLEGLPYIVSREHLFVKGALYSEARKIATEIVKVTAETLHHELGFEEVIIADSHGPMVNILPEDTPDYIELVRGFPRPLSMVAFAKGSDAALFLGYHAKAGTDRATFDHTYSGASIDSLEINGIEVSEFLLNAYILGSWGIPVILVGGDRRLLETDVKTFTPWAVSVPFKESSSRYAAKSPGMRRIKTMLREGVIEAVERLKRGEAKPLVTREPVHVKVRFLRSDMADTAELLPFVNRIDGKTVEFEAKTVEEAYKVFELLTLAAAGVNAIVTR; translated from the coding sequence GTGCGTGCCTTCATATCCCTCGACCTTGAGGGTCTGCCGTACATAGTAAGCAGGGAGCACCTATTCGTTAAAGGTGCCCTCTACTCCGAGGCCCGGAAGATAGCAACCGAGATAGTCAAAGTGACGGCTGAGACCCTCCACCACGAACTGGGCTTTGAAGAGGTCATCATAGCCGACAGCCATGGCCCGATGGTCAACATACTGCCCGAGGACACTCCGGACTACATTGAGCTGGTGAGGGGCTTTCCGAGGCCGCTCAGCATGGTGGCTTTCGCGAAGGGAAGCGACGCCGCGCTCTTCCTCGGCTACCACGCCAAGGCGGGGACCGATAGAGCGACCTTCGACCACACCTACAGCGGGGCGAGCATAGACAGTTTGGAAATCAACGGGATTGAGGTAAGCGAGTTCCTGCTCAACGCCTACATTTTGGGAAGCTGGGGAATCCCCGTGATCCTTGTGGGAGGGGATAGAAGGCTCCTCGAAACGGACGTTAAGACCTTCACCCCCTGGGCTGTCAGCGTCCCATTCAAAGAGTCCTCCTCACGCTACGCCGCCAAGAGCCCTGGAATGAGGAGAATAAAGACCATGCTGCGGGAGGGCGTGATAGAGGCCGTCGAGCGGCTGAAGAGAGGAGAGGCAAAGCCCCTCGTTACCAGAGAGCCGGTCCACGTAAAAGTCCGCTTCCTGAGGAGCGATATGGCAGACACCGCCGAGCTGCTGCCGTTCGTGAATCGCATAGACGGGAAAACGGTCGAGTTCGAGGCGAAGACCGTTGAGGAAGCCTACAAGGTCTTCGAGCTGCTGACCCTTGCCGCCGCAGGGGTGAACGCTATCGTCACGAGGTGA
- the minD gene encoding cell division ATPase MinD, which produces MEGRSIVFASGKGGTGKTTTVANLGVALAQFGKEVILLDADITMANLSLVLGMEDIPITLHDVLAGEADLRDAIYEGPAGVKVIPGGLSLEKIKKAKPERLRQLIREIGQMADFVLIDAPAGLEMTSVTALLIGKELIIVTNPEISAITDSLKTKLIAEKLGTLPLGAILNRVTNEKTELTQEEIEAILEVPVLAMIPEDPEVKRASAYGVPLVIKNPTSPAAIAIKQLAAKLAGIKWQAPEPESPIKRVFKALFGGKR; this is translated from the coding sequence TTGGAAGGTCGCTCAATTGTTTTTGCATCGGGAAAGGGTGGAACTGGTAAAACAACGACTGTTGCCAATCTGGGTGTTGCCCTGGCCCAGTTTGGAAAGGAGGTCATCCTGCTGGATGCGGATATAACCATGGCGAATCTCAGCCTTGTTCTCGGTATGGAGGACATCCCAATAACGCTCCACGATGTTCTGGCAGGAGAGGCCGATCTCAGGGATGCAATCTATGAGGGCCCGGCCGGGGTTAAGGTCATCCCCGGTGGACTGAGCCTTGAGAAGATAAAGAAGGCCAAGCCGGAGAGGCTCAGGCAGCTGATCAGAGAAATTGGTCAAATGGCGGATTTCGTCCTTATCGATGCCCCTGCGGGCCTTGAGATGACGTCCGTTACCGCGCTCCTCATTGGAAAGGAGCTTATAATCGTAACGAACCCGGAGATATCTGCCATCACCGACTCGCTCAAAACCAAGCTTATCGCCGAGAAACTCGGAACACTTCCACTCGGTGCGATACTTAACAGGGTAACCAACGAGAAGACCGAACTGACCCAGGAGGAAATAGAGGCAATCCTCGAAGTGCCCGTCCTCGCAATGATACCGGAGGACCCGGAGGTCAAGCGTGCTTCCGCCTACGGTGTGCCCCTCGTCATCAAGAACCCGACCAGCCCGGCAGCGATAGCCATCAAGCAGCTCGCTGCCAAGCTCGCGGGAATCAAGTGGCAGGCACCCGAGCCAGAGAGCCCGATAAAGAGGGTGTTCAAAGCACTGTTTGGGGGGAAGAGGTAA
- a CDS encoding NfeD family protein, which yields MRPRFALIALLMLIMLLPSVHAQSNVVYVAKVDGMITGYTVDQFDRYISEAEKNNAEAIIIELNTPGGRGDAMQAIVTRIQNAKVPVIIYVHPSGGMAASAGTYIALSSHLIAMTPGTVIGACRPILGYGQNGSIVEAPPKITNFYVAYIRELARMSGRNETLAEEFITKDRSVTPEEALRYGVIEVIATNVDELLQKADGMETKVPVAGKGKVTLHLRNAELVYIEPSFRDTVVKYITDPTIAYLLLNLGFIGLIFGFLTPGWHVPETVGAIMLVLGLIGLGYFGYSSAALILIVLAMIFFIAEALTPTFGLFTVAGVITFILGGIMLFSGDGGEYLVTGETYSILRIAIIVMAILLGLFFLFGAATVVRAHRKKPEAGMEELVGEVGKVVEDLDPEGVVKLHGELWKAESKDGKRIPVGEKVRVVEVKGLTLIVERIDERREE from the coding sequence ATGAGGCCGAGGTTTGCCCTTATAGCCCTGCTGATGCTCATCATGCTCCTTCCGAGCGTCCATGCCCAGAGCAACGTTGTTTACGTGGCCAAGGTTGACGGCATGATAACCGGCTACACAGTTGACCAGTTCGACAGATACATCAGCGAGGCCGAGAAGAACAACGCGGAGGCAATAATAATCGAGCTCAACACCCCCGGCGGACGGGGGGATGCGATGCAGGCCATCGTTACGAGGATACAGAACGCGAAGGTTCCGGTCATAATCTACGTTCACCCCTCGGGAGGAATGGCAGCCTCTGCCGGGACGTACATAGCCCTCAGCTCTCATCTCATAGCAATGACGCCGGGCACGGTCATAGGGGCATGCAGGCCGATACTCGGCTACGGACAGAACGGGAGTATAGTTGAAGCCCCACCAAAGATAACCAACTTCTACGTGGCCTACATCCGTGAGCTCGCGAGGATGAGCGGAAGGAACGAGACACTCGCGGAGGAGTTCATAACCAAGGACAGGAGTGTAACGCCAGAGGAGGCGCTGAGGTACGGCGTCATCGAGGTCATCGCGACGAACGTTGACGAACTCCTCCAGAAGGCCGATGGGATGGAGACAAAAGTTCCCGTGGCCGGAAAGGGAAAGGTGACACTACACCTCAGGAACGCGGAACTCGTGTACATTGAGCCGTCCTTCAGGGATACGGTCGTCAAGTACATAACCGACCCCACAATAGCATACCTCCTCCTCAACCTTGGATTCATCGGCCTCATATTCGGCTTTTTAACCCCCGGCTGGCACGTTCCTGAGACTGTGGGCGCGATAATGCTGGTTCTCGGCCTCATAGGTCTGGGATACTTCGGTTACAGCAGCGCCGCGCTGATACTCATAGTCCTCGCCATGATATTCTTCATAGCCGAAGCGCTGACACCGACTTTCGGCCTGTTCACCGTGGCGGGCGTCATAACGTTCATCCTGGGTGGAATCATGCTCTTCAGCGGAGACGGGGGTGAATACCTGGTGACTGGTGAAACGTACTCGATACTCAGAATAGCCATCATCGTCATGGCGATACTCCTCGGGCTGTTCTTCCTCTTCGGTGCAGCGACCGTGGTCAGGGCACACAGGAAAAAACCTGAGGCCGGAATGGAGGAACTTGTAGGGGAAGTTGGCAAGGTAGTTGAAGACCTTGACCCCGAGGGAGTCGTCAAGCTCCACGGTGAACTCTGGAAGGCGGAAAGCAAGGATGGAAAGAGGATACCCGTCGGAGAAAAAGTCCGGGTTGTTGAAGTCAAGGGACTCACCCTTATAGTCGAAAGAATTGATGAAAGGAGGGAGGAGTGA
- a CDS encoding segregation and condensation protein A: protein MESRREEEITPVDILLQLVTMGKVDPWNIDIVDLTEKYIERLREMKELDLRVSARAILAASILVRMKSEALLHADEEEEEEHHDERIRVEVEPLAPPLRRVERYYTFDDLLDALMDALEEAEKRKPRKKKKVEIEEEVFVVDDFRVDIEKHVYRLHEIVVNMYRETREPINFWDLVFDPTPKIVARTFLYLLFLSNMGKVDLIQEEPFGDILVVPVEA, encoded by the coding sequence ATGGAATCCCGTCGCGAGGAGGAGATAACGCCCGTTGACATTCTCCTCCAGCTCGTCACCATGGGTAAGGTTGATCCCTGGAACATAGACATAGTTGACCTGACCGAGAAGTACATCGAACGGCTCAGGGAGATGAAGGAGCTTGACCTCAGAGTTTCAGCCAGGGCGATACTGGCGGCGTCGATACTGGTGAGAATGAAGAGCGAGGCTTTGCTCCACGCGGACGAGGAGGAAGAGGAGGAACACCACGACGAGCGCATAAGGGTCGAGGTCGAGCCCCTCGCCCCGCCGCTCAGGAGGGTCGAGCGCTACTACACCTTCGACGACCTCCTGGATGCCCTGATGGACGCCCTAGAGGAGGCTGAGAAGAGAAAGCCCAGGAAGAAAAAGAAGGTCGAGATAGAGGAGGAGGTCTTCGTCGTCGATGACTTCCGCGTGGACATCGAGAAGCACGTCTACCGCCTCCACGAGATAGTCGTGAACATGTACCGGGAAACAAGGGAGCCAATAAACTTCTGGGATCTCGTCTTTGACCCGACTCCGAAGATAGTCGCCAGGACCTTCCTCTACCTCCTGTTCCTCTCCAACATGGGGAAAGTGGATCTGATTCAGGAGGAGCCCTTCGGGGACATACTGGTCGTGCCCGTGGAGGCCTGA